The following are encoded in a window of Limibacillus sp. genomic DNA:
- a CDS encoding Re/Si-specific NAD(P)(+) transhydrogenase subunit alpha — translation MKIAIPKEIRDDEQRVAASADTVKRMIALGLDVVVESGAGLKAAVTDEAYEKAGAKIAKDAKSTLSGAEVVLKVRRPMTKDEGTDEFALLPKGAVLISGFDPYRAGEGLETAAKAGLTCFAMELMPRITRAQSMDILSSQANLAGYKAVLDGAAVFRRAFPMMMTAAGTVPPAKVFVMGAGVAGLQAIATAKRLGAIVSATDVRPAAKEQVESLGGSFVAVENEEFKQAETSGGYAKEMSDDYKKQQAELVAETLKKQDMVITTALIPGRPAPKLITEAMVKTMKPGSVIVDIAAENGGNCELTKVGEVVEKYGVLIVGHRNVPGRLPVDASSLFSRNLYNFLETLVDKEKKTLAINWDDDLVKGTLITKDGKVVHEGVIEALGLKSGSGSSGGAKKAPAKKPAAKSSGAKSSGSKASASKSPASKSSGAKKPAAKSDEK, via the coding sequence TCGCGCTGGGGCTGGACGTTGTGGTCGAAAGCGGCGCCGGATTGAAGGCCGCCGTCACCGACGAGGCTTATGAGAAGGCCGGCGCCAAGATCGCCAAGGACGCGAAGTCCACGCTCTCCGGAGCGGAGGTGGTCCTGAAGGTCCGCCGCCCCATGACCAAGGACGAGGGCACAGACGAGTTCGCGCTGCTGCCCAAGGGCGCGGTCCTGATCAGCGGGTTCGACCCCTACCGCGCCGGTGAAGGGTTGGAGACCGCGGCCAAGGCCGGGCTCACCTGTTTCGCCATGGAGCTGATGCCGCGCATCACCCGGGCTCAGTCCATGGACATCCTGTCCTCGCAGGCCAACCTCGCTGGCTACAAGGCCGTGCTGGACGGCGCCGCCGTGTTCCGCCGCGCCTTTCCCATGATGATGACGGCGGCGGGCACCGTGCCCCCGGCCAAGGTCTTCGTGATGGGCGCCGGCGTCGCCGGCCTTCAGGCCATCGCCACGGCCAAGCGCCTGGGCGCCATCGTCTCCGCCACCGACGTGCGCCCCGCCGCCAAGGAGCAGGTCGAGAGCCTGGGCGGCAGCTTCGTCGCGGTCGAGAACGAGGAGTTCAAGCAGGCCGAGACCTCCGGCGGCTACGCCAAGGAGATGTCGGACGACTACAAGAAGCAGCAGGCCGAACTGGTCGCCGAGACCCTGAAAAAGCAGGACATGGTGATCACCACGGCGCTGATCCCGGGCCGTCCCGCGCCCAAGCTGATCACAGAGGCCATGGTGAAGACCATGAAGCCCGGCTCGGTCATCGTGGACATCGCCGCCGAGAACGGCGGCAACTGCGAACTGACCAAGGTCGGCGAGGTCGTGGAGAAATACGGCGTCCTGATCGTCGGTCACCGCAACGTGCCGGGCCGCCTGCCCGTCGACGCCTCCTCGCTCTTCTCGCGCAACCTCTACAACTTCCTTGAGACGCTGGTCGACAAGGAGAAGAAGACGCTTGCGATCAACTGGGACGACGATCTGGTCAAGGGCACGCTGATCACCAAGGACGGCAAGGTCGTCCACGAAGGCGTGATCGAGGCGCTGGGCCTGAAGAGCGGCTCCGGCAGCTCTGGCGGGGCCAAGAAGGCGCCCGCCAAGAAGCCCGCCGCCAAGAGTTCCGGCGCGAAGAGCTCCGGGTCCAAGGCTTCGGCGTCTAAATCCCCGGCTTCCAAGTCTTCTGGAGCCAAGAAGCCCGCCGCCAAGAGCGACGAGAAATAA